The Mycolicibacterium boenickei genome has a segment encoding these proteins:
- a CDS encoding succinate dehydrogenase/fumarate reductase iron-sulfur subunit — translation MSAYNANLRVWRGDESGGGLQDYTVEVNDGEVVLDIIHRLQATQAGDLAVRWNCKAGKCGSCSAEINGRPRLMCMTRMSTFDPSETVTITPLRTFPVMRDLVTDVSFNYEKARQIPSFTPPKELQPGEYRMQQEDVNRSQEFRKCIECFLCQNVCHVVRDHEENKEAFAGPRFHMRIAELDMHPLDVLDRKDMAQDEFGLGYCNITKCCTEVCPENIKITDNALIPMKERVADRKYDPIVWLGNKLFRR, via the coding sequence ATGAGTGCCTACAACGCGAACCTGCGCGTCTGGCGCGGCGATGAGTCCGGCGGTGGGCTGCAGGACTACACCGTCGAGGTGAACGACGGTGAGGTGGTGCTCGACATCATCCACCGGCTGCAGGCCACCCAGGCCGGCGATCTGGCAGTGCGGTGGAACTGCAAAGCCGGCAAGTGCGGATCCTGTTCGGCCGAGATCAACGGCCGCCCGCGGCTCATGTGCATGACCCGGATGTCGACCTTCGACCCGTCCGAGACGGTGACCATCACGCCGCTGCGCACCTTCCCGGTGATGCGCGACCTGGTGACCGACGTGTCGTTCAACTACGAAAAGGCCCGCCAGATCCCGTCATTCACCCCGCCCAAGGAGCTGCAGCCCGGCGAGTACCGGATGCAGCAGGAGGATGTGAACCGCAGCCAGGAGTTCCGGAAGTGCATCGAGTGCTTCCTGTGCCAGAACGTCTGTCACGTGGTCCGCGACCATGAGGAGAACAAGGAAGCCTTCGCCGGACCGCGGTTCCACATGCGGATCGCCGAGCTGGACATGCATCCCCTCGATGTCCTCGACCGCAAGGACATGGCGCAGGACGAGTTCGGGCTGGGCTACTGCAACATCACCAAGTGCTGCACCGAGGTGTGCCCCGAGAACATCAAGATCACCGACAACGCGCTGATCCCGATGAAGGAACGGGTTGCCGACCGGAAGTATGACCCGATCGTGTGGTTGGGCAACAAGCTGTTCCGCCGATGA
- a CDS encoding fumarate reductase/succinate dehydrogenase flavoprotein subunit, which produces MGELERHSYDVVVIGAGGAGLRAVIEARERGLRVAVVTKSLFGKAHTVMAEGGCAAAMRNVNTKDSWQVHFGDTMRGGKFLNNWRMAELHAQEAPDRVWELETYGALFDRTKDGRISQRNFGGHTYPRLAHVGDRTGLEIIRTLQQKIVSLQQEDKKELGDYEARIKVFHECSITDLIKDGDRIAGAFGYYRETGDFVLFEAPAIVLATGGIGKSFKVSSNSWEYTGDGHALALRAGSGLINMEFIQFHPTGMVWPLSVKGILVTEGVRGDGGVLKNSEGKRFMFDYIPAVFKGQYAETEEEADQWLKDNDSARRTPDLLPRDEVARAINSEVKAGRGSPHGGVYLDIASRMPTEEIKRRLPSMYHQFMELAEVDITKDEMEVGPTCHYVMGGIEVDPDTGGAATPGLFAAGECSGGMHGSNRLGGNSLSDLLVFGRRAGLGAADYVAALPERPKVSEAALIEATELALAPFESHANPENPYTLHAELQQCMNDLVGIIRKAEEIEEALTKLAELRTRVHNVSVEGGRVFNPGWHLAIDMRNMLLVSECVAKAALARTESRGGHTRDDYPEMDANWRNTLLVCRAVGEDQVVPDVTVTPESQLPMREDLLATFELSELEKYYTAQELAEHPDRKG; this is translated from the coding sequence CGTTGTTCGGCAAGGCCCACACCGTGATGGCCGAGGGCGGCTGCGCGGCGGCCATGCGCAACGTCAACACCAAGGACTCCTGGCAGGTGCACTTCGGCGACACCATGCGCGGCGGCAAGTTCCTCAACAACTGGCGCATGGCCGAACTGCACGCGCAGGAGGCTCCCGACCGGGTCTGGGAGCTGGAAACCTATGGCGCCCTGTTCGACCGGACCAAGGACGGCCGGATCAGCCAGCGCAACTTCGGCGGGCACACCTACCCGCGGCTGGCCCACGTCGGTGACCGCACCGGCCTGGAGATCATCCGCACGCTGCAGCAGAAGATCGTCTCGCTGCAGCAGGAGGACAAGAAGGAACTCGGCGATTACGAGGCCCGGATCAAGGTCTTCCACGAGTGCTCCATCACCGACCTGATCAAGGACGGCGACCGCATCGCCGGCGCCTTCGGCTACTACCGCGAGACCGGCGACTTCGTGCTGTTCGAAGCGCCTGCGATCGTGCTGGCCACCGGCGGCATCGGTAAGTCGTTCAAGGTGTCGTCGAACTCCTGGGAGTACACCGGCGACGGCCACGCCCTGGCCCTGCGCGCCGGGTCGGGCCTGATCAACATGGAGTTCATCCAGTTCCACCCGACCGGCATGGTCTGGCCGCTGTCGGTGAAGGGCATCCTGGTCACCGAGGGTGTCCGTGGTGACGGCGGGGTGCTCAAGAACTCCGAGGGCAAGCGCTTCATGTTCGACTACATCCCCGCGGTGTTCAAGGGCCAGTACGCCGAGACCGAGGAAGAAGCCGACCAGTGGCTCAAGGACAACGACTCCGCACGCCGCACCCCTGACCTGCTGCCTCGCGACGAGGTAGCCCGCGCCATCAACTCCGAGGTGAAAGCGGGTCGCGGCTCGCCGCACGGCGGCGTGTACCTCGACATCGCCTCCCGCATGCCGACCGAGGAGATCAAGCGCCGGCTGCCGTCGATGTACCACCAGTTCATGGAGCTGGCCGAGGTCGACATCACCAAGGACGAGATGGAAGTCGGCCCCACCTGTCACTACGTGATGGGCGGCATCGAGGTGGATCCCGACACCGGTGGCGCGGCCACGCCCGGCTTGTTCGCGGCGGGCGAGTGCTCTGGCGGCATGCACGGCTCCAATCGCCTTGGCGGCAATTCACTTTCGGATCTGCTGGTGTTCGGCCGACGGGCCGGCCTCGGCGCCGCCGACTATGTGGCGGCGCTGCCGGAGCGGCCCAAGGTCAGCGAAGCAGCTCTCATCGAGGCCACCGAGTTGGCACTGGCACCGTTCGAATCTCACGCCAATCCGGAGAATCCGTACACGCTGCACGCCGAGCTGCAGCAGTGCATGAACGACCTGGTCGGCATCATCCGCAAGGCCGAGGAGATCGAGGAAGCCCTGACCAAGCTCGCCGAACTGCGCACCCGGGTGCACAACGTCAGCGTCGAGGGCGGTCGCGTCTTCAACCCGGGCTGGCACCTGGCCATCGACATGCGCAACATGCTGCTGGTCAGCGAGTGCGTGGCCAAGGCCGCGCTGGCCCGGACCGAGAGCCGCGGCGGGCACACCCGCGACGACTATCCGGAGATGGACGCCAACTGGCGCAACACCCTGCTGGTATGCCGCGCGGTCGGCGAGGATCAGGTGGTGCCGGATGTGACGGTGACGCCCGAGTCGCAGCTGCCGATGAGGGAGGACCTGCTGGCCACGTTCGAGCTGTCCGAACTCGAAAAGTATTACACCGCGCAAGAACTGGCCGAACACCCCGATCGGAAGGGATGA
- a CDS encoding flavin reductase family protein: MSATELSPTSLREAFGHFPSGVIAIAAEVDGTLVGLAASTFVPVSLDPPLVSFCVQNSSTTWPKLKDLPSLGISVLGESHDEAARTLAAKTGDRFAGLETESRESGAVFIHGTSVWLESAIEQLVEAGDHTIVVLRVSDITVNADVAPIVFHRSTFRKLGA, translated from the coding sequence ATGAGTGCAACAGAACTGAGCCCGACGTCGCTGCGCGAAGCGTTCGGCCACTTTCCGTCAGGCGTCATCGCGATTGCGGCCGAGGTGGACGGCACCCTGGTCGGCTTGGCTGCCAGCACCTTCGTGCCGGTGTCGCTCGATCCGCCGCTGGTGTCGTTCTGCGTGCAGAACTCGTCGACCACCTGGCCGAAGCTCAAGGACCTGCCGTCGCTGGGGATCAGCGTGCTCGGCGAATCGCATGACGAGGCGGCCCGCACGCTGGCGGCCAAGACCGGGGACCGGTTCGCCGGCCTGGAAACCGAGTCACGTGAGTCCGGCGCGGTGTTCATTCACGGCACCAGCGTGTGGCTGGAAAGTGCCATCGAGCAGTTGGTGGAGGCCGGCGATCACACCATCGTGGTGCTGCGGGTCAGCGACATCACGGTGAACGCCGACGTGGCACCGATCGTTTTCCACCGCAGCACGTTCCGCAAGCTCGGAGCCTGA